Sequence from the Bacillus mesophilus genome:
TACCCAGCTCCAAAGAAATCCTCTAGACAAAACTGACCTGATGACCCTGAACAAACGATCACAATCGTTTCAGTCTTTCTAGTCTCGATGACATTTTCAGCAACTGCTTTTCCATTTAATAATGAGCATGCAAATACTTTTTGGGCATTTTTAGACTTTTGAATGGCTACCGTCCCATTTGTTGTGGATAAAACGACTGTCTTATCTTTAATTTTATCCTTTAAACCCAATGGATTCGGGTCAAGAAAGCCCTCAATTGTTTTCCCTTCATATTCACCAACCAGCACATATTCACCGTCTATTAATCCCTTGCTAACTCGCCTTGCAGCCTCTCCATCTAGCACTGGGATGACTTCCTTCGCACCAAATTGGAGGGCAGCGGTAATGGTAGAAGTAGCTAATAACACATCAAAGACTACCGCGATTTTCCCTGCACTCATTTCTTGCTCGTCAATATCTTCTTTTTTCATAATTAAATGAGTTTTTATCATGAAGAAACCTCATTTCTTATCTCTATTACCAACCTTTTCTTGTTGCTTGAGCGTAGGTAATTAAGCTTTTTACAAATACGTGTAAATCACGGAAACGTGGATCCTGTGTTTGACCTTGCTTATAACGATAGTAAATTTGCTGACAAATAACCGCTAGCTTGAAATAGGCAAAAGTAGTATAGAAATGGATGTCAGAAAGATCTCGACCACTCTTCTTCGCATACTCTTCAACAAATTGCTGTCTAGTATAAAAGCCTTCGTTAACAGTAACTGGCTCTTTTCCTGGCCCTTTACTCAAAAGTTCAGGATCATCCTTTTCAATCCAATAGCTCATAGCAGCCCCAACATCAGCCAACGGATCACCTACTGTTGTCATTTCCCAATCGAACAAACCGACCATTTTAGTAGGATCCTCGAACGAAAACATTGCATTATTTAATTTATAATCGTAATGAATGATGGTAGGTTCCTGTGAGGTTGGAATATTGGTTGCTAACCAAGTCGTTAGCTCCTCAACACCAGGTACATCGTCAGTTCTCGCACGAACATAACGTCCAATCCAACCATGAACCTGCCTTTCCATAAATCCGTCTGGTTGAGTGATCTCTACTAATTTGGTTTTCTTATAATCTATTGAATGCAGCTGTACTAGTGTATCGACCATTGATTCTGACAAGCCTTTACAAAGCTCCTTTGTTACCTCTACTTCCTTCGGAAACGAAGTGTCATACACAAAGCCTCGTCTTCTTTCCATAATATAAAATGGACTTCCAACAATAGCCGGATTTTCTGAAAATACATATGGCTTTGGTGCTAAAGGAAATACCGGATATAAATCCTTAAGAATACTATATTCTCGTCCCATGTCATGTGCTTTTGGTGCAACAGGTCCATGAGGTGGGCGTCTTAACACGGCCTCCCAGTCTCCAACCTTCAATTCATAAGTTAAATTAGAATGCCCTGCACCAAATTGGTTAATCTCAAGAGGTTCATTAGCTAATTCGAAATGCTGATTTAGAAATTGTAATAATTCCTTTTGATCTAGTTGTTCCCCTTTTCTAACAGGGATTGTATCGTAGTTACGGTTCGTTTGATTCATGATCTCACCTTCTTTTCGGAAATGTTTATCATTTTACGAGCGAGCCAAAGACCTCTAATTGACTTCTGAGTGTTTCTGGAATTGCTGCACTCTTTTGCTCCTTAAAATCAAAATAAACGACAGTAGCTGTTCCTCTAGCTATGACATTTTCTGTCTTTGCATCGACAATATCATGACTCAACGTAAAGCTCTTCGTCCCTATATGCGAAACAGTAGTCGTAACTTTAAGTTCTTGAGAAAAATAGGCCTGGTCCAGAAAATCGCATTTTGTTGAGGCAAGAATAAAGTTCCACTCATTCATATCCATTGGATAACCTAGCTCCTGAAAAAACCGAACCCTTGCTTCCTCAAGGTAGATAAAGTAACTTGCATTATTTACATGACCTAGAGCATCTGTTTCACCGAACCTAACCAGTACTTCAATCTCATATTTCACGTTGATTCACCTCTACTTATGTGTAAAAACAGGCTTTCTTTTTTCAATAAAGGCAGTAACACCTTCGCGAATATCCTCTGTTCTAAACACTTCCGTGAAAAGGTCAGCCTCTCTTTCAATACCATCTTCTAAAGTAAGCTCCAACCCTTCGTCCACTGCCTTTTTAATTCGGGATAATGCCTGTAGGGAATGCCTACTAATTTGAGTAGCCATTTTCAGTCCATAGTTTAGCCCTTCACCAGTAGGAACTACCTCATTAATTAGTCCAATTCTTTCTGCCTTCTCTGCCGTAATTGGCTCACCTGTATACATTAATTGCTTTGCACGAGCTTCACCAATTAATCGTGGTAATCTTTGAGTTCCACCACCACCTGGGAAAAGGCCTAGTTTAATTTCTGGTAATCCAACTAAAGCATGTTCTTCAGCAATGCGGATATCACAAGTTAGTGCTAGCTCGCAGCCCCCACCAAAGGTCATGCCATTTAATACAGCGATTGTTGGTTTATTGAATTGATCGATTTGATTTAAGATGCTATGTGAATTCATAACAGAATTTTTCATCTCAGGGTTTGTCATCAGCTGTGGGAACTCTTTAATGTCAGCCCCTGCCATAAATGCTTTTTCACCTGCTCCTGTCAGTAAAACTGTAACAACCTCTTCATCAACAGCAAGCTCTTTAAAGATATGACCAAGCTCTTCTGCAACTTTCTTACTCATAACATTCAAAGGAGGGTTATCAATTGTTACAATTGCCACACCTTGTTGTTTGTCTACTCTCACCAATTCTGCCATTAGCTTTTCACCTCGACTGGTTGATAATCATAAAACCCTTTTCCTGTTTTTCTTCCAAGATGCCCTTGCTTAACTTTTTCTTCGATACATGCTGGTGGTTGGTCAGCCGGATCACCAGTTTCGGCGAAGCGTTGTTGCATGACATAATAACCCACGTCTATTCCAGACAAATCCATTAATTCAAATGGACCAATCGGGTGATTTAGAGCTTTGCGACAGATAATATCGATATCTTTATAATCAGCAATACCTGATTCATATAATGAGACAGCTTCTCTTTGAAGCGCTCCTAAAATACGATTTGCTATGAATCCTGAGATCTCCTTTTTAAGTAAAACTCCCGTGCGATTCATACGCTTACAAACCTCCATTGTCAACTGTGCAGTTTCCTCTGAGGTTTCTTCACTCATAACAACCTCTACACAATCCATAACAAGTGGTGGAAAGAAAAAATGCATATTACATACCTTATCAGGACGACTTGTAACGCTTGCAATAGCCGAGTTTACAATGGTAGAACTATTAGATGCCAAAATAGCATGTGCTGGAGCTAACTCATCAAGTTTCCTAAATACCTCTTTTTTTACATCTAACTTTTCTACTACTGCTTCAATGACGAAGTCTGCTTTTTTCGCTTCTTCTTCTAGATTAGTAGAGAATTGAAGCTTAGCGAACGCAGCCTGCTTTTGGTCCTCGGTAATTCTACCTTTGGCTACCCATTTAGTCATTAATCCTTCTAGTATTCCTTGTGCCTTTTGGAGAGCTGCTTCATTAACATCCTGAATAGTAGTTGTATAACCACCTAAAGCGGAAAGCATCCCAATTTGATGCCCCATTTGACCTGCTCCTACTACTAAAATTCTTTCAATCTGACTCATATATAATTCCTCCTAACTAACCAGTTGGTATGTTAATAGTTAAAAACTCCCAGCCTCAATGTACATTGAAGTAGAAGCCTCACTATGTATATCTAAATTTTAAAAGGTAGTATTCCTACCTCATCTATTCTTGAATACCATTCAAAATCATATCAACAAATATCTTTGTCACTTCTTCATCAGAGGTTTTACCATTTGGATTAAACCATTGATAACTCCAATTTGTGATCCCTAGTATTCCAAATGCAACAATCTCTGAATGGAGATCCCTTTTAAACTCATTCTTTTCCTTACCTTCATCTAGTAAGCCTTGAAGGTTTAAACGGAATTGATCACGCTTTGGTAAAATTTCTGAAAGATGTTCTTCACTTAAATTTCTCATCTCACGAAAATACACTCTTGCACTCGGTCCGTTAATCGCTATATGCGAAATGAGCATATAGGCAATATCATAAAGTTTGTCTTTACAAGATTTTGTAACATCTTCTAATATTCTTTCTTGGCGGAAATTCAAATCATCTATATAGCTTATATGGATATCCATTAATAATTCTTCTTTGCTAGAAAAATAATAATAAAAGGTACCTTTTGTAACCCCTAGACTGTCCACAATGTCTTGAATAGATGTTTCCGTGAAGCCCTTTTTCTCAAATAATCGGATACTATGCTCAGTAATTCTATCTTTCACCTTAATGTCCTCTCAGTCTTCAAGTAGTTTTTTGGCGATTATATCACAATCTTCATTTGTTTGCTTTAACCGCTTGTCTACTCGATCACCTATAGCTTTTATAAAATGAAGAAAAGGGTCCAAGTCCCCTTTCTTCATCTTGATGCATTAATTCGTTTGTTTGGGTGAAGTTTCTTCCTTGATTACTCGACGTAATATTTTTCCTACGGCTGTTTTTGGAAGCTCTGCTCTAAATTCTACTAATCTCGGAACCTTATAAGCAGACATATTATCTCGACAGTATTGGATAATCTCCTCTTCTGACGCTTCTTTACCAGCTTTTAAAACCAGAACTGCTTTAACATTTTCACCACGATATTCATCTGGCACACCTACAACTACAGCCTCTTGCACAGCCGGGTGCTCATATAA
This genomic interval carries:
- a CDS encoding 2-phosphosulfolactate phosphatase; protein product: MIKTHLIMKKEDIDEQEMSAGKIAVVFDVLLATSTITAALQFGAKEVIPVLDGEAARRVSKGLIDGEYVLVGEYEGKTIEGFLDPNPLGLKDKIKDKTVVLSTTNGTVAIQKSKNAQKVFACSLLNGKAVAENVIETRKTETIVIVCSGSSGQFCLEDFFGAGYFLDCLSNLQPLDLTDSARAALMFYRSFKDQSVSTLTDTRVGQMLEKHGYGEELEFVSQYGIFSVVPVLQPVFKKEEKNSREAQGGEGLSTGVYAFYT
- a CDS encoding phosphotransferase family protein encodes the protein MNQTNRNYDTIPVRKGEQLDQKELLQFLNQHFELANEPLEINQFGAGHSNLTYELKVGDWEAVLRRPPHGPVAPKAHDMGREYSILKDLYPVFPLAPKPYVFSENPAIVGSPFYIMERRRGFVYDTSFPKEVEVTKELCKGLSESMVDTLVQLHSIDYKKTKLVEITQPDGFMERQVHGWIGRYVRARTDDVPGVEELTTWLATNIPTSQEPTIIHYDYKLNNAMFSFEDPTKMVGLFDWEMTTVGDPLADVGAAMSYWIEKDDPELLSKGPGKEPVTVNEGFYTRQQFVEEYAKKSGRDLSDIHFYTTFAYFKLAVICQQIYYRYKQGQTQDPRFRDLHVFVKSLITYAQATRKGW
- a CDS encoding TetR/AcrR family transcriptional regulator, with the protein product MKDRITEHSIRLFEKKGFTETSIQDIVDSLGVTKGTFYYYFSSKEELLMDIHISYIDDLNFRQERILEDVTKSCKDKLYDIAYMLISHIAINGPSARVYFREMRNLSEEHLSEILPKRDQFRLNLQGLLDEGKEKNEFKRDLHSEIVAFGILGITNWSYQWFNPNGKTSDEEVTKIFVDMILNGIQE
- a CDS encoding 3-hydroxyacyl-CoA dehydrogenase family protein, producing the protein MSQIERILVVGAGQMGHQIGMLSALGGYTTTIQDVNEAALQKAQGILEGLMTKWVAKGRITEDQKQAAFAKLQFSTNLEEEAKKADFVIEAVVEKLDVKKEVFRKLDELAPAHAILASNSSTIVNSAIASVTSRPDKVCNMHFFFPPLVMDCVEVVMSEETSEETAQLTMEVCKRMNRTGVLLKKEISGFIANRILGALQREAVSLYESGIADYKDIDIICRKALNHPIGPFELMDLSGIDVGYYVMQQRFAETGDPADQPPACIEEKVKQGHLGRKTGKGFYDYQPVEVKS
- a CDS encoding enoyl-CoA hydratase; its protein translation is MAELVRVDKQQGVAIVTIDNPPLNVMSKKVAEELGHIFKELAVDEEVVTVLLTGAGEKAFMAGADIKEFPQLMTNPEMKNSVMNSHSILNQIDQFNKPTIAVLNGMTFGGGCELALTCDIRIAEEHALVGLPEIKLGLFPGGGGTQRLPRLIGEARAKQLMYTGEPITAEKAERIGLINEVVPTGEGLNYGLKMATQISRHSLQALSRIKKAVDEGLELTLEDGIEREADLFTEVFRTEDIREGVTAFIEKRKPVFTHK
- a CDS encoding YbgC/FadM family acyl-CoA thioesterase, producing the protein MKYEIEVLVRFGETDALGHVNNASYFIYLEEARVRFFQELGYPMDMNEWNFILASTKCDFLDQAYFSQELKVTTTVSHIGTKSFTLSHDIVDAKTENVIARGTATVVYFDFKEQKSAAIPETLRSQLEVFGSLVK